The following are encoded together in the Bos javanicus breed banteng chromosome X, ARS-OSU_banteng_1.0, whole genome shotgun sequence genome:
- the VSIG1 gene encoding V-set and immunoglobulin domain-containing protein 1, which translates to MGLTFWKVFLILNCLAGQVNGVQVTIPDSFVNVTVGSDVTLICTYATTVASLNKLSIQWTFFHKEASQPVSIYYSEGGQATAIGKFKDRIVGSNTSGNASITISHMQPEDSGIYICDVNNPPDFFGKNQGTISVSVLVKPSKPFCSIQGIAETGHPISLTCLSVLGTPSPVYYWYKLEGRNIVPVKENFNPATGILFIGNLTTFEQGYYQCTAINILGNSSCEIDLTTPYPGIGIIVGAFVGTLIGVIIIISVVWFVRRKVKAKGKERKRNSKTTTELEPMTKINQRTEGETMPCEDAIQLEATLPSSTHETEPNATLGPDHEPIPEPEPALQPTVEPPSGPELVPMSELEIQLEPEPAPQQEPEPLIVDEPFCDEEKKVIKP; encoded by the exons GTCAAGTTAATGGAGTGCAAGTGACCATCCCAGACAGTTTTGTGAATGTGACTGTTGGATCTGATGTCACTCTCATCTGCACCTACGCCACCACTGTGGCCTCACTGAACAAACTCTCCATTCAGTGGACATTCTTCCATAAGGAGGCGTCACAACCAGTTTCT ATTTACTATTCTGAAGGTGGACAAGCTACAGCCATAGGAAAATTTAAAGATCGCATTGTAGGATCCAACACTTCAGGTAACGCATCCATCACCATCTCGCATATGCAGCCAGAAGACAGTGGCATCTACATCTGTGATGTTAACAACCCCCCCGACTTTTTCGGCAAAAATCAAGGCACCATCAGCGTCAGTGTGTTAG TCAAACCTTCTAAGCCCTTCTGCAGCATCCAAGGAATAGCAGAAACTGGCCATCCTATATCTCTTACTTGCCTTTCGGTGCTTGGAACACCTTCCCCTGTGTACTACTGGTATAAACTTGAAGGAAGAAACATTGTCCCAGTGAAAGAAAACTTCA ACCCAGCCACCGGGATTTTGTTTATTGGAAACCTGACCACTTTTGAACAAGGTTATTACCAGTGCACCGCTATTAACATCCTTGGCAATAGTTCCTGTGAAATTGACCTAACTACTCCAT ATCCAGGAATTGGAATCATTGTTGGGGCCTTTGTGGGGACCCTGATAggtgtcatcatcatcatctctgtGGTGTGGTTCGTGAGGCGTAAGGTAAAGGcaaaggggaaggaaaggaagaggaattcTAAAACCACCACAGAACTCGA ACCAATGACAAAGATAAACCAAAGAACGGAGGGTGAGACAATGCCATGTGAAGATGCCATCCAACTTGAAGCCACCCTTCCGTCTTCCACCCATGAGACTGAGCCTAATGCTACCCTGGGGCCAGATCATGAGCCTATCCCCGAGCCTGAGCCTGCCTTGCAGCCTACTGTGGAGCCACCCTCTGGGCCTGAGCTTGTCCCCATGTCTGAGCTTGAGATCCAGCTGGAGCCAGAGCCTGCGCCCCAGCAGGAGCCCGAGCCCTTGATTGTAGATGAGCCATTTTGTGATGAGGAGAAGAAGGTGATTAAGCCATAG